In Aspergillus nidulans FGSC A4 chromosome II, the genomic stretch TGTATGGGGAAGGGCTAGAAGCTGGGCAACGGGTTCTTGAGCTGACTACGCCGTTGGCTATGGCAGGAATGTACGTGCAGTTTTTCTTGCCTCAGCATAGATAAACAGACTGACCAAGTATAGTTCAATATTTTTCATATCGACGTATTTTGCCGACTACATTATCGTGCCCTTAAAGAGCAAAGCACAGGTTattgaagccttggaaaacCGTGGGTTTCAGTTCGAGATTTCGACAGAAGCTTTTATCAACAACAACCAGCCATCACTGAACAGTCCCTTCAGCCCTATCTCCCCgctctccaccagcacctTGAGCTCCCCACCGGCCACACCTCCACCATCCTCTCTCAATGAACTGCAAAAGCGCactttctcatcattgcGCCGAAACAATATAATTCCCTATGTCGACACTTCCCTACGTTTAGTACAATGTGCGGCGCACCACCGCTTCACCAACGACGACAGCTCCATCGCCATTCTACGCGATGCTCTTACAACAGCGCTTGTCGTTGACAGGCCTCGATTTCTCTCTCTCACCCTTACCGCCGCAGACCCTGCAGCGTCTCTTCTCCTAGAGCAGCGCCTTCTACCCCGGTTCTCTAGCGACCCAACCTTCCCCGcagacgacgatgattcCAGCCTCCTCCTTGGCTCTAAAGAAGATATACTCTTCCCGATTATGCTAGATCTCCGCAAGCTTCCACTCGAAGCTACTGGAATCGTTTGTGGTGTTGCAAGCCGACTAGCCGATGCTACACACGACCGCTCCGAAGACAGCCTCGCGGCCTCCGCTACTCTGTCCATCGACAGCTCCAGCCCTACCTACGAACGGTCAGCTCAATATGTCGACATCCCGGTGTCCAACGGCTCTCGGCGTGCATCAAAACCGAACAAAAGTCACAGTCCCGGCCGGAAAACCAGCCCACCCACGCATCGTCTTCAGCCGGATCTGGATTCGTCCTTTGACGCCGTCGAGATCAGTTTCCTCAGCACTGCACGCGCAGGAACTATCATTGTTGGCGAGCATGAACTTCACCGCGCCATGGACGCCCTGGAGGCCGAGAGCCAAGAGCCTGAGAAGGGGATTGAGGCGTTGGAACTCTAATAAAGCATAAACAGTACCTACTCGACTTTCTTGCCTTGCTTTGTCGTAAACCCAAAAAGTTATTTTCCTCTGTTTTCCTGGTCCGCGAGCACCcttcttttgttttctttccttctcgcTATTGCATTCAGAAATGACACGAGgcaaggagaaaagaaagtttGGCGAATAAAAAATATGGTCTTTTTGCGCTTTTTTGCTTTGTTCCTGCAACCACAACCATTTACACCGTACCATTGAAAGTGAAACGAATTTGCATGATACACTTCAGCCAGTCAGCGGATTTTGTTTCGGTTTTATTTCGTTGAGTCTATGGCATCAATCGCGCCATTTCCATTATGTAGGTACTGTTGGATTTCTGATAATGATGGTTGGGTTTACATAGGGGCTGGAAAACACGAGGCGAGGCACAGCCAGGTAATGCGAAACGAAGCGTTCCGTCTGTAGTTGGGAATGCATCTATCTAGGGCGTATTGGGCAGCGCATTTACGGTGTATATTGCTCTGATGATATTACATGTGCTTTTGCTCAAAT encodes the following:
- a CDS encoding ACT domain-containing protein (transcript_id=CADANIAT00004223), with product MENSLSLISAQVQFMEDRLALVHIPLDLYPFFLNPILQVLFHEVAPINEIRTETRGCDSPVEVSRHVQPAFLNISITPVECSIMCPRQLADEYFAPLLERFSQLGSSSQSRLSISNDDFIAMQVYGEGLEAGQRVLELTTPLAMAGISIFFISTYFADYIIVPLKSKAQVIEALENRGFQFEISTEAFINNNQPSLNSPFSPISPLSTSTLSSPPATPPPSSLNELQKRTFSSLRRNNIIPYVDTSLRLVQCAAHHRFTNDDSSIAILRDALTTALVVDRPRFLSLTLTAADPAASLLLEQRLLPRFSSDPTFPADDDDSSLLLGSKEDILFPIMLDLRKLPLEATGIVCGVASRLADATHDRSEDSLAASATLSIDSSSPTYERSAQYVDIPVSNGSRRASKPNKSHSPGRKTSPPTHRLQPDLDSSFDAVEISFLSTARAGTIIVGEHELHRAMDALEAESQEPEKGIEALEL